Genomic DNA from Aphanothece sacrum FPU1:
AACGCTAAAGACGAAGAAATTGTCACCCGAACTTTAGACCAAGTAGGAATGCTAAAATTAAGAAATCGTCCTATTGGGGAACTATCTGGAGGACAAAGACAACGGGTATATATTGCTCGCGCTTTAGCATCAGAACCCCGTATTCTTCTACTCGATGAACCCACTGCTAATATTGATTCTCAAGTACAAAAAAGCATTTATGAGTTACTTAGAGAAATAAATGAATTGATCACTATTGTGATTATTTCTCACGATATTGGTGCGATTTCTAGTTATGTTAAAACCATTGGTTGTCTCAACCGTCGCCTTTTTTATCACGGAGATAAACAAATTACGACTGAAACTATCGAAAAAACTTATCAATGTCCGGTAGATTTAATTGCTCATGGAGTTGCTCATAGAGTTCTTTCTGAACATAATTGTCCGTTACATCAATCGGAGTTTAAGCAAAGTAATCATAAGCAAAAAAAATAGTTATTTATAATAAAAAAAATGCTTGAATTATTTCAGTTTGAGTTCATGAGGAATGCTATCTTAGCGGGAATATTAGTTAGTATTGCTTGTGGAATTATTGGAACATTTGTTGTAATTAATCGTATTGTTTTTATTAGTGGTGGTATTGCTCATGCTGCTTATGGAGGTATTGGATTAGGCTATTTTTTTCAGTTTAATCCTGTTTTGGGTGCGGTTATTTTTGCCTTAATTTCTGCTTTAGGGATGGGATGGGTCGCCCGTAAAACTGAACAACGGGCTGATAGTATTATTGGGGTTATGTGGGCGGTAGGAATGGCTGTCGGGATTATTTTAATAGATTTAACTCCAGGTTATAAAGCTGATTTAATGAGTTATTTATTTGGGAGTATTCTAACTGTTTCTCAACAAAATTTGATGATTATGTTTATATTAGATATAATTATTATAGGGATAGTGATATTATTCTATAAGGAGTTTTTAGCAATTTCTTTTGATCCTGTCTTTGCCTTAACTCGCAATGTTCCCGTAGATAGTTTATATTTTTTGTTAGTGGGGGCTATCGCTTTAACTGTAGTCATGGTAATGCAGGTAGTGGGGTTAATTTTAGTGATTGCTTTGTTAACTATTCCTGCTGCCATTGCCGGACAATTTTTTAAAGATATTAAACAAATGATGGTAATTTCTATCGTTTTGGGAATAATATTTACAACTGTGGGATTAGGATTATCTTATTATGGTAATGTAAGTTCTGGTGCTACTATTACGTTAGTTTCTGGTACAGGTTATTTAATTAGTTTAGGGATTGAATCTTGGCAACATCAGAAAAAGTTTTAGTCTCTATAGAACCTGTTGAGTCTCTCTAATATCTTCGACGAAGATTATTTCAGGATTTTGTTGATTTTGAGGTGCGATTTAGATTAAAATAGATAGTAGATAATTAAGAAAAGCTGTTAAAAATGCCCAATATTATCTGGTCAGATACCCCATGATAAAACTTTTTAAGTGTATAGTATTGATAAAAGTACTGTTTCTACTCCGGCCGAATTGTAATCACTCATCAATTTTTGAAAACCATCCCATTCTTGCCTATTACGAATAACGATACATCCGGCCGAACCTGGGGCATTTGCATCAAAATGAACCCCAAACTCTCCCCTAGAAATTCCCTCGATGTTGACCGAATTGGGTAAAATGTGATAAAAATTCCCTTTAAACAAGAGTCTTTTTAATTCTTCTAAATCAATTGGTAAAATTTCTTGACTTATCTAATTAATCATAGATACGACTTGATCTTCAGTTAAATTATGCCTCTTAGCTACAGAGAGTAAGTCACTATTAACAACTTCTTGAGTCACGAATCTAGCATATCTTTTCGTATATTTTTGTTTTTTTTCGACAAAATTTAATTCTTCACTGAAAGGTTTTGAACAATAATCACATTTGAATTGTCGTCGATTAATCCTTAAAAAAACTTCTTTTTCACCCCAAGGCAGATCTTTAATTAAATGCCAATGATTTTGATGAAGACGATGACTGACTTTTTGACAACGCGGACAGAAAGCAGTTTTTGATTGGGATTCAACTTCTAACACTAGACTTTCTTCAATCTCTTTTTTTGCTTTTACTATAACTTCCGGTAAATTAAGAATTTTAGTAAGTTCTCGTTTCATTTTTGCTAACCTATTAGATTTTTTACTAATATTTTAGCATAATTTGTCCTGTAGAACCGGTTGAGAGTGTTGCTAGGGGGTATACTTAGAGAATTGGGTAAAATGATAAATAAGGTAATCTAGACCACATTATTCTTTAATTCTTGATCGTTCATAAGAGCATAGTCAATTTTTTTCATAGTTCAATTCTTCCATTAGGTAAAATTTCAAATTTTAGAGTTTGACTTAACAATAACCTATCATATCTATCCCACTCATAGAATAATTCCTATTGCTGAAACTTCAAATAATATCTAAAGTTGATCCCCTCAGACCTGTAAGATTGTTTTAATACTTACCGTTATGTAAATTAGGAATAGCTCACACATGACCATTGCAAGCACAATACCAGCGTTTTGTCAAGGGATTCAACATTTTGAGGATAATTTACCAAATTTTGAACAATACGCCGCAGAAGCAGCCATTAAACCCGGAAATACTGCAATTACTTCCCCTAGCGACTCTAACGCCGTCTTTCAAACCCTACTCGCTGCCGACGCACTACGTTACTTAACCCTACACACTGCTGCGAGCAAAGCATCAGGACACCCTGGCGGTTTTGCCAGTATTGCCGACTGTATCGCTGCCTTAATGATGTTAGGCTACAAAAACATTATTACCGAAGTGGGACACCATGCCCCAGGATTCTACAGTAATATGTTCTTAGACCGCTCCCTCGAAGATATGGGCATCACCACAGTCCAACAGATGGGTGAAAGGTTCAGGGAGATGCACGGGCTTTTAGGACACCTTTCCGGGCAAATACCAGGACTTTTAAACCCTGCTGGCCCTCTCGGACAAGGACAACATTTTGCTATGGCCGGGGCTAAATTACATCCGGGGGTACTCTTTCCCGTCACCATTGGGGATGGAGGGTTAGGAGAACCTTACATCATGAGTAGTTTTGGTCATTTTAACACGGCTTATCCTGAAGCAACTAATTTCTTGCCCATTTTGGTATGGAATGGTTATTCTCAGGAACATCACAGCATGGTATCAACAAAAACCAATGCAGAAATGATTGCATATTGGCAAGGAAATGGGTTCAAAGAAATTATTTTAGTCAATGCAAAAGATTATGATGATACTAACCAAACAGGAGAATATGTAGACAGTACCGCATTTTCTTTAGCCAAACGTTTAGCATTTACTCAAGCAATTTTAGAAGCAACAGATAAGGCGGCTAAATCTGCATTAGGTGGCACATTAACTGTTCTTATTGTTAAACAACTTAAAGGGGCAGGAGTTCATAAACGGGGCGCACAATCTCATAATTTATATCCTGGGGATACATTAGAAAAAGACTACATTATTAGTGCTTTAAAAGAACGGGCTTTATCTCCTGAAGCTTGGCAACTTGTACGGACTAATTTTGAACGTTCTGCTGGGGGCCCAGCTTCCCATCATGTAGTAACAGAAAAAGTCTTACCCTTACCAGAATTAGGTGAATTACCCTTAACTGAATATGAAATTCATGGGGATAAAAAAGTCGCTACTACTGCCATGGGTGAATTAGTAGTTCATGTAGGTAAAAAAGATCCCAATTTTGTCATAACCAATGCGGATGGAAATGCAGCTTCAGGAATTAATAATATCAACATTGGTTTAAGAATTATTCATCCTACGGTTGATGATATTTATTATCAAGGGCCCGTTGGACAAGTTTATGAACCCTTAAGTGAAGATGCTTGTGCAGGTTTAGCTGTTGGTTTAGCTTTATTTGGGGCCAGAACTTTATGGTGTTCTTATGAATCTTTTGCTATTAATGGTTTACCTATTTGGCAAACTGTAACTCAAGCAATGACAGAGTTACGCCGTCCCACTCCTTCTACTATTACTTTATTTACTGCGGGGGCCTTAGAACAAGGGCGCAATGGTTGGACACATCAACGACCAGAAATTGAAAATTATTTCGCTGCAATGATGCGTAATGGTAATGTTTTCCCTCTGTTTCCTTGTGATGCAAATAGTATTCAAGCTTGTTATGAATGGGCTTTACAAACGAAGAATAAAGGGATAACAATTACTGCTAGTAAGTCACCTTTAGCTGTGCGGACAACTTTAGAACAAACCCGTCAAGCTTTACAAGATGGGGGTGTCATCTTACATGATAGTGAAGGCAAGAAAAAAGTTGTTTTTGCTGTTATTGGAGATATGACATTAATTCCCGTATTTGATGCAGCTTTACATTTAGAAGATGAAGGAATAGGGGTGAAGATTGTATCAGTAATTAACCCCCGTCGTTTATATCGTCCTCATGATGTTGCATGGGAAACTTGCACCGAAAAAGATAGTCATTTCTTAGATGATGAAGGGTTTGAAAAAATGTTTAGTGGTGATGCTTTAATAGGGGTAACAGGGGGAACTTCTGCTATGTTAGAACCCTTAATGTTACGCAGTAATTGTAAACGGGATACTTTCGCCTGGAAGCGGGGAGAAACGACCGCAAGTGCAGGAGAAATTATGGCATTTAATGGTTTAACTGCTGAAGCTTTAAGTAAGCGGGCAGTTGAATTAGTAAGCTAACATATTGTCGGGTGGGCAATGCCCACCTTTTTGAAAATTATAATATGGAATATACATCACCGTTACTAACAAAGCTAACTCAATGGTTATGTTTCACCGCTGGCGTGGGGACATAAAAATCTATAAGCTAGACTTAATCAGGGATATAGCCCGTCGTCCTCGTCGATAATAGGCGCGTTTTTCGGGGCTTAATTGCATTAATGCCTGGGCTTCAACGGTAAATAAATCACAAGAGTCAACCCAATCTTTTCCATGAAGACCGATATAAAAGTTACTGTGTCTCCGTCGCATTTTCTTGTTTTTTCTGACTCTCCCCACATATTTTGCCAATCCTTTCTCTTTAATAATTTTTCCAGAAAATGTTGCCATTGAATAAGCTAGAGTAATCAATATAATTAAGGAAGTAAGGCGATGTCCTGTTAATTTCGTTCTTTCTAAATCATAACCACCTTTCTTAAAATCCCGAAACATTTCCTCAATACAAAATCTCTTTTTATAAGCGTCAATCGTCTCATCAATACTGGTTAAATTTGTGATAATAAACCAAGCTTCTTTTGTCTCTATTCCTCTATACTTCTTTTTCCATTTCGCCACTATATTACTGCCTATAAATCCTTTTGTTTTCGTAACTTTAACTCCTTGATAAAATAAAGACATTCCTGAAGATAATCCTAAATCTTTTAGTCGCGTCCACATTTCCTTTTCTACTTCAATATAGTTGCTTTTCTTCAATCTGAGTGCATAATAAACTCTTTTTTGTCCATGTAACCATTTTGCTAGTTCAACTGAGCAGAATTCTCTATCCCCTAAGACAACTATTTTATATTCTTTTAGAAAGAGTAATATTCGGGCTAATATACTTTTCTGTGTGTCAAAGTTACTATTACCGATGTGATCTAGCAACTCAAAATATAAGGGAATTCCTCTATTATCAATTACCAGACTTACCATCAAAATATTAATCAACCCCCATTGGGTTCTATCTATGGCAATATGTAAGACATCTCCTGTACTAAATGATTGCTTTAACCACTGTTTTATGATAGGTATCCATACTCCTTCAATTGTCAAACAAGGAATCTCGAAAAACCGTTTTAACTTTTTTCTCTTACTTTCAAATAAAATGGGACTGGGAAAATAACTAGCTAACTCATAAAACCTAATTTTCCTATATACTTGCACTAATTCTATCATGATTAACAGTATTAAATATTCCGATTTTTTCAGATACTTTGTTAAATGGTTGTTATAAATTTCTGGTAACATTTTGGGTTTAGACGGCGATCGCTAAAAAAAGAACATTTTCTTTTTACCATGTTTTGCTCTTTTCGTCATCTGGTAAGGCTTTCAGGGTTTCATGTCCCCACGCCAGGTTTCACCGTTATAATTTCATTATTACCATTAGGATTTAGTGCTTTTAAATTTAGCAGACAAGGACAAATAAAAACGAACATAGAGATTTTTAGAAATGTTTTAAGTAAAGGTGATATATTGATAGTAGGTGTAGTAATTAAAGGGGATGGCATAGGCGAAATTATTGCAACCAGTAAGTTAACATATCCTCAAGGATATGGCTACACAAACAAAGCCCGTCTTCACGGGCTAAAATATTGATATTCTTAAGCTGCGAAGGCAGCTTTTGTTTTTATAACTTCAGGTTTCAACCTGTAAGTTAACATATCCTAAAGGATATGGTTACACAAACAAAGCCCGTCTTCACGGGCTAAAATATTGATATTCTTAAGCTGCGAAGGCAGCTTTTGTTTTTATAACTTTAGGTTTCAACCTGTAAGTTAATAAATCAAAGTTAACCAATTATTGTTATTAGGGTATTTTCACCAGAAGGTCAATGAATTTTAACAATGCAGGGAAACTTTACCCAATTATACATTAGATGCTAGACTATTTATTATATAGGTCGAAGGATAGGTGGAGGAAATTAGATGAAAGGTCAACGCACCCGTTCTCAATCGCGAATTGTTCGTGTCCTCAAATCCTTAAATCGTCCGATTTCTGCTCAGGATTTATATTTAGAACTCAAAAATCTGGAAATTCCTTTAGGACTAGCGACAGTTTATCGTGCTTTAGAATCTCTAAAATTAGAAGGGGCAATTCAAGCGCGAACTTTATCTAATGGAGAATCTCTTTATAGTTTAATCCATCAAGATCAACATCACCTCACTTGTGTCAACTGTGGACAATCTTTTACCATTGATGAGTGTCCTATACACGATTTTGAAGAAAGACTTAAAGGATCTTATCAGTTCAAGGTATATTATCATACCTTAGAATTTTTTGGCTTATGTCGATTATGTGAATTAGGCAATCAGAAAATGTCCGTATAGGGGCAATTCATGAATTAAGCTGTTGTGCATTTAAACCGCTTATTTTGAACTTTGGTACAGACGTTAAAACCCCCTCTCCGGCGCTCCCTTTGCTCCGGCGCTCCCATGCAGTCACAACAGGTCAATTAAATGCGTGACAGCTTACCCCTACAATTAAATCTGACAGCCTTAATGATATTAAGCCCTTACTAACCATTAAAGATAACTAACCATTTCTGGTTGATAACGAATTCCGGCATTTTTTAGACGATTTAAAGCTTCTGCTAAGCGATCGCAATCTGTAATTAAACTGACTCGAACATAACCTTCCCCACCCTCTCCAAAGGCATTCCCAGGTGTTACGACAATACCTGTTTTTTCTAAGACATCTAAAGCAAAATCTGTTGAACCCATCCCCACCGGACAAGGAACCCAAAGATACATTGTTGCTTTTGAGGGCGTAATTTTCCAGCCTAATTCTGCTAAACCATTAATCAAAAAATCTCGCCTTTTTTGATAACGTTCCTGTACATTTTTGATATAAATATCCGGTAATTGTAAAGCGGTTTCTGCGGCAGTTTGTACGGCAGAAAAAATGCCATAATCTAGATTAGTTTTTAGGGTTCGTAATCCTTGAATAATCTCTGAATTTCCTACCACAAAACCCACTCGCCAACCAGCCATATTATAGGTTTTAGATAAGGTATGAAATTCAACTCCAATTTCTTTGGCCCCCGGAATTTCTAATAAACTTGTCGGTTGATAACCATCAAACGCCAACTCAGCATAACATAAATCATGAACTAAAATAATTTCATAGTGACGGGCCCATTTAACAATTTCTTCAAAAAAATCTCTA
This window encodes:
- a CDS encoding metal ABC transporter ATP-binding protein, whose product is MVTQAITLNHVSVKYHQNIVLEDINLTIDEGDFVGLIGPNGGGKTTLFKVLLGLISPYQGEAKILGYNILQGRRYIGYVPQLLELDRGFPIKVADVVRMGRLGKRPLLRRYNAKDEEIVTRTLDQVGMLKLRNRPIGELSGGQRQRVYIARALASEPRILLLDEPTANIDSQVQKSIYELLREINELITIVIISHDIGAISSYVKTIGCLNRRLFYHGDKQITTETIEKTYQCPVDLIAHGVAHRVLSEHNCPLHQSEFKQSNHKQKK
- a CDS encoding metal ABC transporter permease — encoded protein: MLELFQFEFMRNAILAGILVSIACGIIGTFVVINRIVFISGGIAHAAYGGIGLGYFFQFNPVLGAVIFALISALGMGWVARKTEQRADSIIGVMWAVGMAVGIILIDLTPGYKADLMSYLFGSILTVSQQNLMIMFILDIIIIGIVILFYKEFLAISFDPVFALTRNVPVDSLYFLLVGAIALTVVMVMQVVGLILVIALLTIPAAIAGQFFKDIKQMMVISIVLGIIFTTVGLGLSYYGNVSSGATITLVSGTGYLISLGIESWQHQKKF
- a CDS encoding transposase family protein codes for the protein MKRELTKILNLPEVIVKAKKEIEESLVLEVESQSKTAFCPRCQKVSHRLHQNHWHLIKDLPWGEKEVFLRINRRQFKCDYCSKPFSEELNFVEKKQKYTKRYARFVTQEVVNSDLLSVAKRHNLTEDQVVSMIN
- a CDS encoding phosphoketolase, with the translated sequence MTIASTIPAFCQGIQHFEDNLPNFEQYAAEAAIKPGNTAITSPSDSNAVFQTLLAADALRYLTLHTAASKASGHPGGFASIADCIAALMMLGYKNIITEVGHHAPGFYSNMFLDRSLEDMGITTVQQMGERFREMHGLLGHLSGQIPGLLNPAGPLGQGQHFAMAGAKLHPGVLFPVTIGDGGLGEPYIMSSFGHFNTAYPEATNFLPILVWNGYSQEHHSMVSTKTNAEMIAYWQGNGFKEIILVNAKDYDDTNQTGEYVDSTAFSLAKRLAFTQAILEATDKAAKSALGGTLTVLIVKQLKGAGVHKRGAQSHNLYPGDTLEKDYIISALKERALSPEAWQLVRTNFERSAGGPASHHVVTEKVLPLPELGELPLTEYEIHGDKKVATTAMGELVVHVGKKDPNFVITNADGNAASGINNINIGLRIIHPTVDDIYYQGPVGQVYEPLSEDACAGLAVGLALFGARTLWCSYESFAINGLPIWQTVTQAMTELRRPTPSTITLFTAGALEQGRNGWTHQRPEIENYFAAMMRNGNVFPLFPCDANSIQACYEWALQTKNKGITITASKSPLAVRTTLEQTRQALQDGGVILHDSEGKKKVVFAVIGDMTLIPVFDAALHLEDEGIGVKIVSVINPRRLYRPHDVAWETCTEKDSHFLDDEGFEKMFSGDALIGVTGGTSAMLEPLMLRSNCKRDTFAWKRGETTASAGEIMAFNGLTAEALSKRAVELVS
- a CDS encoding IS4 family transposase; translation: MLPEIYNNHLTKYLKKSEYLILLIMIELVQVYRKIRFYELASYFPSPILFESKRKKLKRFFEIPCLTIEGVWIPIIKQWLKQSFSTGDVLHIAIDRTQWGLINILMVSLVIDNRGIPLYFELLDHIGNSNFDTQKSILARILLFLKEYKIVVLGDREFCSVELAKWLHGQKRVYYALRLKKSNYIEVEKEMWTRLKDLGLSSGMSLFYQGVKVTKTKGFIGSNIVAKWKKKYRGIETKEAWFIITNLTSIDETIDAYKKRFCIEEMFRDFKKGGYDLERTKLTGHRLTSLIILITLAYSMATFSGKIIKEKGLAKYVGRVRKNKKMRRRHSNFYIGLHGKDWVDSCDLFTVEAQALMQLSPEKRAYYRRGRRAISLIKSSL
- a CDS encoding Fur family transcriptional regulator → MKGQRTRSQSRIVRVLKSLNRPISAQDLYLELKNLEIPLGLATVYRALESLKLEGAIQARTLSNGESLYSLIHQDQHHLTCVNCGQSFTIDECPIHDFEERLKGSYQFKVYYHTLEFFGLCRLCELGNQKMSV
- a CDS encoding aspartate aminotransferase, with product MSLDWISRADRLNALPPYVFARLDELKARAREQGLDLIDLGMGNPDGLAPQPVIEAAISALNLPQTHGYPPFEGTASFRQAITAWYQRCYGVDLNPNNEALPLIGSKEGLGHLALAYINPGDLILVPSPSYPAHFRGPLIAGGKIYPIILSAKNDWLIDLNTIPETVAQKAKILYFNYPNNPTTATAPRDFFEEIVKWARHYEIILVHDLCYAELAFDGYQPTSLLEIPGAKEIGVEFHTLSKTYNMAGWRVGFVVGNSEIIQGLRTLKTNLDYGIFSAVQTAAETALQLPDIYIKNVQERYQKRRDFLINGLAELGWKITPSKATMYLWVPCPVGMGSTDFALDVLEKTGIVVTPGNAFGEGGEGYVRVSLITDCDRLAEALNRLKNAGIRYQPEMVSYL